A segment of the Actinomyces sp. oral taxon 171 str. F0337 genome:
TCACCTCGGCGCTCAACCTGGGATCGGTGCTGGCGGCCGGGGCCTTCATCTACTCGGTCATCAGCCTCATGGGAACCCTCAAGATCGCCTTGCGGGCCATGTTCGGCCTGGTCAATCCCGTGATGAGGCCGGTGGTCGGGCAGCTGGCGAATCTCGCGGGGTTCCTCGTCATCGTGGCCGGAGTGCTGGTGACCGCCGTCGCCTCGGTGGTGACGACGACGCTGTCGGGCAGCGTCGGTCGTTCCCTGGGTCTGCCGCAGTCGCTGACCGGAACCGGGGCGTGGGTGATGACGCTCCTGCTCTCCTTCCTCATCGACACCGGTGTCCTGGCGCTCCTCATCACCATGTGCGGCATCCGCCCTCCCCGACGCGACCTGGTGCAGGGCTGCATGCTGGGCGCCTTCGCGCTGGGCGTGCTGCGCCAGGTGGGAACCGGGGCGGTCGGCTCGGTGACGCGCAACCCGCTGCTGGCCTCCTTCGCGGCCATCGCCGTCCTCATCCTGTGGCTGCACCTGACCAGCCGCGTCGTGCTGCTCGTGGCGGCCTGGATGGCCAACCCGCCGCTGCCCCGCGACGTCGATCACCCCGACGAGGTCCACGCCCACGAGCGCCCCAACTACGTGACGCTCTCCGTGCCGGAGACCCTGACCTGGCCCCGTCAGTCCATCACCGGCAGCCTCGAGGCGGACCCGACGGCGCACCCCGACTACGTCCCGCCGGTGCCGATCCCCTGAGAGTGGATGGAACTTTTTTGGGGAGAGGAGGGAAATGGTGGTGACGTCCGAAGACGAAATTTTCACGACTCAAAAGGCGGGTGTGACGTGTTCTCGAGTCCCTGGTCGCCTACTGAATCGGTAGGATGTGCATGCGTCGGCGAGTTGTGAATCCGCAGGTGGAGATTCTCGTCCGCATGGGTAGCATTGCCTGTCGAACGCATCCCTTGTTCTCTTTTCCTGAAAGGAGTCGATGTGTCAGCGGCTAAACGAGTGCTCATCTTTGCGTTGGTTCTGCTGGTAGCGGGCGTGGGAGTCATCGGGGTCAGTCTTATTCCTGCGAGCGGAGAGGCCCCCAAGTACGAATGCGTCACCGACGGGTCCGTCAGCTCCGGGGTCAGCGATCCGGACCAGGGAGGCTGCTCCGTCACCATTGAGAGCTATCGGGCCCGTGCCCAGTGGGAGAGTCAAGGATGGCTCGGTGAGAGCGCCTATACGGTTCGTAAGGTGGCGGCTGGTGGAGTGGTGCTCGGCATTATTGGTTTGGTTGCCGCAGGTGTCATGAAAGCGACTCAGCGGAAGAAGGTCGCCCGGCCGGGGATGTAGTTGCTGAGACTGGGGCGGTGGTGCGTGCGGGGTGGTGGTCCGAGCGCTAGCCTGTGCCGGTGACTGACATTTCTGGCAACCCCGGCACGTCCGATCGCGCCGTACAGCCCGACGGCTCGGCACCGGCCATTCACGCCATCATCCCCGCCGGCGGCGCGGGCACCCGGCTGTGGCCTCTCAGCCGGCGTGGCCGCCCCAAGTTCCTCCTCGACCTCACCGGGGCCGGCCGCAGCCTCCTGCAGGACACCGTCGAGCGCCTGGCCCCGGTGACCGCGACGACGACAGTCGTCACCGGTGTCGCCCACATCGACGCCGTGGCCCACCAGCTCCCAAACGTCCCGCGAGACAACCTCCTGGCCGAGCCCTCCCCGCGCGACTCCATGGCGGCCATCGGCCTGGCCGCCGCCGTCGTCGCCCACCGCCACGGGCGAGACGCCGTCGTCGGCTCCTTCGCCGCCGACCACACCGTGGCCGACCGGGCCGCCTTCGCCGACGCCGTCCGCCAGGCCGCCCTCCTCGCCGAGCAGGGCTGGGTGGTCACCATCGGGATCGAGGCCACCGGCCCCTCGACCGCCTTCGGATACATCCACGCCGGGGACCCCACCGATGTGCCCGGAGCCCCCGACGGGCGGCGGGTCCTGGGCTTCACCGAGAAGCCCGATGCCGACACCGCCGCCGCCTACCTGGCCACCGGTGACTACCGCTGGAACGCCGGCATGTTCGTGGTCCGCGCCGGTGTCCTCCTGGACCACCTGGCCGAGCTCAGACCCCAGCTGGCCCAGGGCATCGAGGCCATCGCCGCCGTCTGGGACACCCCCGAGCGCGAGGAGGTCCTGGCCGAGCGCTGGCCGGACCTGGAGAAGATCGCCATCGACCACGCCATCGCCGAGCCGGTGGCCGCCTCCGGGGGAGTGGCCACCGTGCCGGTCTCCATGGGATGGAACGACGTCGGCGGCTTCGACGCCCTGACCGACCTCGTCCCGCCGCGCACGGAGGGGACGGCGGCAGGGGCCGGCGTCCTCGATGACGTCGACGGCGCGGCCCTCGCGGCCCCTGGAGCAGAGATTCAGGCCGTTGACTCCGACGGCGCCCTCATCGCCTCCACGTCCGGACGCACGGTCGTGCTCCTGGGAGTGCCGGGCGCCGTCGTCGTCGATACCCCCGATGCCCTCCTGGTCACCACCCCCGCGCACGCCCAGGACGTCAAGGGCGTCGTCGACGCACTGAGAGCGGCTGGTCGCGAGGACCTGCTCTAACCGCGCCACCGGCCCACGGATGCCGCAACCGCTGGGGCCGCTGGGGCCTTGAGGGGCCCGGCGCCAGGAGAAGAGAGTCCTCCGGCGCCGGGCCCCCTCATCGAAACCGACACGATCATGAGGTGATTCCGGTGGAACGGGTGGTGTGAGAATGAGAGGTTTTCACTTATCCTTGACACTCGGATGTGTCCCCCGTCGCACGTGAGAACCACGGAGGTTTCCATGAAGAAGGCCTGTTCCGCGATGACGCTCGGTGCGGCCCTGGCCCTGGTCCTGGCCGCCTGCGGGACGCCGCCGGCGCAGCGGCCCACCCGCAACCTGGAGGGCGCCAAGGACTTCACCGCCTGCATGCTCTCCGATGAGGGCGGATTCGACGACCACTCCTTCAACGAGTCCGGCAAGAAGGGACTGGACCGGGCCGGCAAGGAGCTGGGAGTCAAGACCATCGCGGTCCAGTCGGAGAACTCCGCCGACTACGCCACCAACATCTACGCGCTCATCCAGCAGAACTGCAAGCTCGTCATCGGCGTCGGCTTCAACATCGCCGCCGACCTGACCGAGTCGGCCAAGGCCAACCCCGACATCCAGTTCGCCCTCATCGACGCCTCCTTCATCGGCGCCGACGGGAAGCCCGCCGCCCTGCCCAACACCAAGCCGCTGCTGTTCAAGACGGCCGAGGCCGCCTACCTGGCCGGATACGCCGCCGCCGGAACCTCCCGGACCGGTGTCGTGGGCACCTACGGCGGCAAGCCCCTGCCCACCGTCCAGATCTTCATGGACGGCTTCGCCAAAGGCGTGGCCCGCTACAACAAGGACACCGGTGCCTCGGTCCAGGTCAAGGGCTGGGACACCACCACCGGCAAGGGAGGCTCCTTCGTCGGTAACTTCACCGACGCCGCCAAGGGTCAGGCCATCACCGAGCAGTTCATGTCCCAGGGCGCGGACATCATCATGCCGGTGGCCGGCCCCGTTGGCCAGGGCACACTGTCCTCCGTCAAGCAGAAGAACGACGCCGGTGGCACCAACGCCGTCATCTGGGTCGACTCCGACGGCTACACCTCCACCGGTGACGGCAGCATCATCATGACCTCCGTGGTCAAGGAGATCGGCAACTCGGTCTTCGACACCGTCAAGAACGCCTCCGAGGGGAGGTTCTCCTCCGAGCCCTACATCGGGACCCTCAAGAACAACGGGGTGACCACCGCACCCTTCCACGACTTCGACTCCCGGGTTCCGGCGCCGGTCAAGGCCAGGCTTGAGGAGCTGCGAAATCAGATCATCGACGGCTCCCTCGATGTCTCCACCCCCTACGACCCCTCCTGACCGCCCGGCCGGGGCCGGCGCCCCGAGCCTCCACCGCCACCCGGAAGCGAGCCTGTTGTGAAGCTTGAGCTGCGCGGGATCACGAAGGCCTTCGGGCCGCTCGTGGCC
Coding sequences within it:
- a CDS encoding YihY/virulence factor BrkB family protein codes for the protein MIERVKELLAAGRRTRVGRALIRYGTARGALMAGGIAYTGMFSVFAVLVIGVSMLMAMLGHYPTIRAAVVDSINSLLPGVIDTGNGQGMVSVEQLTLTSALNLGSVLAAGAFIYSVISLMGTLKIALRAMFGLVNPVMRPVVGQLANLAGFLVIVAGVLVTAVASVVTTTLSGSVGRSLGLPQSLTGTGAWVMTLLLSFLIDTGVLALLITMCGIRPPRRDLVQGCMLGAFALGVLRQVGTGAVGSVTRNPLLASFAAIAVLILWLHLTSRVVLLVAAWMANPPLPRDVDHPDEVHAHERPNYVTLSVPETLTWPRQSITGSLEADPTAHPDYVPPVPIP
- a CDS encoding mannose-1-phosphate guanylyltransferase; its protein translation is MPVTDISGNPGTSDRAVQPDGSAPAIHAIIPAGGAGTRLWPLSRRGRPKFLLDLTGAGRSLLQDTVERLAPVTATTTVVTGVAHIDAVAHQLPNVPRDNLLAEPSPRDSMAAIGLAAAVVAHRHGRDAVVGSFAADHTVADRAAFADAVRQAALLAEQGWVVTIGIEATGPSTAFGYIHAGDPTDVPGAPDGRRVLGFTEKPDADTAAAYLATGDYRWNAGMFVVRAGVLLDHLAELRPQLAQGIEAIAAVWDTPEREEVLAERWPDLEKIAIDHAIAEPVAASGGVATVPVSMGWNDVGGFDALTDLVPPRTEGTAAGAGVLDDVDGAALAAPGAEIQAVDSDGALIASTSGRTVVLLGVPGAVVVDTPDALLVTTPAHAQDVKGVVDALRAAGREDLL
- a CDS encoding BMP family lipoprotein: MKKACSAMTLGAALALVLAACGTPPAQRPTRNLEGAKDFTACMLSDEGGFDDHSFNESGKKGLDRAGKELGVKTIAVQSENSADYATNIYALIQQNCKLVIGVGFNIAADLTESAKANPDIQFALIDASFIGADGKPAALPNTKPLLFKTAEAAYLAGYAAAGTSRTGVVGTYGGKPLPTVQIFMDGFAKGVARYNKDTGASVQVKGWDTTTGKGGSFVGNFTDAAKGQAITEQFMSQGADIIMPVAGPVGQGTLSSVKQKNDAGGTNAVIWVDSDGYTSTGDGSIIMTSVVKEIGNSVFDTVKNASEGRFSSEPYIGTLKNNGVTTAPFHDFDSRVPAPVKARLEELRNQIIDGSLDVSTPYDPS